Genomic window (Croceicoccus sp. Ery15):
TCTACCGTGGCCTCTTGAGCCATGGCGGTGTGGGCCGCCATTAGGCTGGTGGTCGCGAGGAGCGATAATGTGATTGCGTGTTTCATCGAATGTTACAGTTCAGTGTCGATTCCATGACCGGGAGGCGACGCCACTATGACGTATCAATGACAGTTTTGTTACAGTGTGTGTCCAGGATAGGGCCAAGCACCTGCTAAACAGGCTGAAATCTGCGGAACAGTGCGGATCAAAAAAATTTACACTCGCCAACGTGGCGGACTGGTGGTGCCCGCTTCAAGCGCCTTTTGCCTCTTCGTCGACATGGCGGGGCAGTCGGATGGTGATCGTTGTGCCGACGCCCAACTCGCTCGCGATATCCATCCTGCCGCGATGGCGTTCCACAATATGCTTCACGATGGCCAGCCCCAAGCCGGTTCCGCCTGCCGCACGGCTTCGTCCGGGATCGGTACGGTAGAAGCGACGCGTTAAGTGGGGCAGATGCTCGGGCGCGATACCTTCGCCTTTGTCGGTTACGGTCAGTTCGTAACTCGCGTCACTGTGCTTGACCGACACATGGACCGGTTCGGTCTTGGATCCATATTTCATGGCGTTGTCTATCAGGTTTCGGGTCAACTGGTCCAATTGTTGCGTATCGCCCCTGACTGGCATCGGGCGCGGGTCGACATCCAGAAAGACGCGGTCCTTGCCATGCAGCGAAGTCACTCCCGATACGACATGTTCGGTCAGTTCGCGCAGATCGAGCACGGTCGGGGGCAGATCGTGTTTGCCCGCCTCGACCCGCGAGAGGCTCATAAGATCTTCGACCAAAGCCTGCAGACGCTTGGCTTCCTTGGCGACGATTTCAAGAAATCGATGGCGGGTGGCCGGTTCCATCGGTCGGCCGTCGTCGACGTCGGCCTCCAGCATAGTTTCGACATAGCCAATGATCGAGGAGAGCGGCGTGCGCAACTCGTGGCTGGCATTGGCGACGAAATCGGTATGCGCGCGGCTGATATCGGCCTCTGCAGTGCGATTCACCAGTTCGATCGTAGTCCGCGCATCGTCGACCGGGCGGACGGATACGTTCCAGATGGACCGGGGGCCGGATAGCCCCTTGATCGTTGCGCTGCCGCCCCCCTTGCTGTCGAGCAAGCGGATCGCTTCGGGATGGCGCACCGCAACGCGCGCGTCCTGTCCCACGATATGCGGGCCCAGCACGTCGCGCGCAGCACGATTGGCAATCGTGATGCGCCCTTTTTCCATCATCAGATAAGGCTGCGATAGCGGCTCGATCAATTCGCGGGTCTGTTCGGGACCCAACGTGCCGCGTGCGGGCGGTTCGGGTGCCGGTGGAGGGTCACGGCGGCGCAGCAGCAGCGAGCATATCCAGACGAGCAGGATCGCCCCCGACAGCGCGGCATCATAAGTGGTCAGCCAGATCGCCAGCGTGCCGAGCAGGGAGAGTAATATGCCGCCCCATGGCAGTCCTGCCATGATCACGGGATGAACCGAAGTGTCTGAGCGGGGAATCGGTGTTGGGATACCATCCGCCTTGCGATAATGTCGTGCGGCAAGAGGCGCCAGTCCGAACCCGTACTTTGTCGCTTTAGCGTCGGAAAAGAGATTGATCGGGAGCGCGCGACCTTGCCATTCACCTGCGAAGATATGGCTCGTTCAAACCGATGATGGTGGAGAAGGTCGTGGTGACCCCTACGGGAATCGAACCCGTGTTTCAGCCGTGAGAGGGCCGCGTCCTGACCGCTAGACGAAGGGGCCGTGCCTGTCGGCAAGCCCGCACCTTGGTGACCCCTACGGGAATCGAACCCGTGTTTCAGCCGTGAAAGGGCCGCGTCCTAACCGCTAGACGAAGGGGCCTCCGTGGTGCGGAATGGCCCTCTAGATAGCAGACGGTCGGGGGTCAAGCGAAGATTGCAGAGTTTTTACAGACTTGCCGAAATTTCTTTTCACGCAGGGTTGAAGGGGCTCCGGCGATACCGATCTAAATAGCCTAGCCAGCTGCCCCGAAAAATTACGCCAGAGATGCAACAAATGCGCGACTGCCGCATTGTTGGGTTATCAAGGCGCGAAGGACAGGGCTTTGCGCGGAACAATCGAACATGACCAGCAGCGGACGAGAGCATCCATGCCCCATGAACCAAGCGGAATTCTTCCGATCTCCCGCCGCAGCCTTTTGGCAAGCAGCGCAGCCTCGGTCGCTATGACGGCGACACCGCCGATGGCCTATGCGCGCACGCCTGCCCCGGATGCGGTGCCGACCGAATCGGTTCGCTTCATCGTCAACGGCTCTGCACAGACGCTCGAACTCGACACGCGCGTCACCCTGCTCGACGCCTTGCGCGAGCATTTGAAGCTGACGGGGACCAAAAAGGGATGCGATCACGGTCAGTGCGGAGCCTGCACGGTGATCGTCAATGGCGAGCGGATCAATAGCTGCCTGTCTTTCGCGGTCATGCACGAGGGTGACGAGGTTACAACGATCGAAGGTCTGGGAACGCCCGACGACCTGCACCCGATGCAGGCGGCCTTTATCGAGCATGACGGATATCAATGCGGCTATTGCACGCCGGGACAAATCTGTTCCGCCGTCGCCGTGCTCGACGAAATCCGCGCCGGTATCCCCAGCCATGTGAGTGATGACATCACCGGATCTTTCGCGCCGACCGAAATGGAAATGCGCGAGCGGATGAGCGGTAATATCTGCCGCTGCGGGGCCTATTCCAATATTGCCGAAGCCATGGCGCAAGTCGCGGGAGAAAGCGCATGAGGGCCTTTACCTATGAGCGCGCCCAATCGCCGGCGGCGGCGGCAAAGGCAGTGCAGGGGCGGGCGGGCGCCAAATTCATTGCGGGCGGCACCAACCTGATCGATCTGATGAAGATCGAGGTGGAGACGCCGACGCATCTTGTCGATGTGAACGGGCTCGGCCTCGACAAGGTCGAGAGCGACGGGGACGGCGGTCTGCGGATCGGTGCGCTGGTGTCGAACACTGCGCTTGCTGCCGATGCGCGGGTGCGGCGCGAATACGGCGTCCTGACCCGCGCGATTGTGGCGGGCGCATCGGGACAGCTTCGCAACAAGGCGACGACCGGCGGCAATCTGCTGCAACGCACGCGCTGCCCCTATTTCTACGACACCAACCAGCCTTGTAACAAACGTAGCCCGGGGTCCGGTTGCGGCGGGCATGAGGGCTATTCGCGCCAACTGGGTATCATGGGGGTCAGCGATCAGTGCATCGCCACCTATCCGGGCGACATGGCCGTTGCGCTGCGCGTATTGGATGCGGTGGTGGAAACGGTAAGGCCAGATGGCCAGACGCGTGCCATCCCCATCGCCGACTTTCACCGGACCTGGGACAGCGCGCCGGAAAAGGACAATGTGCTGGATAAGGGCGAGCTGATAACCGGTGTCACCTTGCCCAAGCCGCTTGGCGGCACGCAT
Coding sequences:
- a CDS encoding xanthine dehydrogenase family protein subunit M is translated as MRAFTYERAQSPAAAAKAVQGRAGAKFIAGGTNLIDLMKIEVETPTHLVDVNGLGLDKVESDGDGGLRIGALVSNTALAADARVRREYGVLTRAIVAGASGQLRNKATTGGNLLQRTRCPYFYDTNQPCNKRSPGSGCGGHEGYSRQLGIMGVSDQCIATYPGDMAVALRVLDAVVETVRPDGQTRAIPIADFHRTWDSAPEKDNVLDKGELITGVTLPKPLGGTHIYRKVRDRASYAFALVSVAAVIQPDGTGRFAVGGIGSKPWRSAEADKQLPNGAAAAARVLTQGARTTEDNAFKVPLVERTLAAVLAEARGKGDAA
- a CDS encoding cell wall metabolism sensor histidine kinase WalK — its product is MAGLPWGGILLSLLGTLAIWLTTYDAALSGAILLVWICSLLLRRRDPPPAPEPPARGTLGPEQTRELIEPLSQPYLMMEKGRITIANRAARDVLGPHIVGQDARVAVRHPEAIRLLDSKGGGSATIKGLSGPRSIWNVSVRPVDDARTTIELVNRTAEADISRAHTDFVANASHELRTPLSSIIGYVETMLEADVDDGRPMEPATRHRFLEIVAKEAKRLQALVEDLMSLSRVEAGKHDLPPTVLDLRELTEHVVSGVTSLHGKDRVFLDVDPRPMPVRGDTQQLDQLTRNLIDNAMKYGSKTEPVHVSVKHSDASYELTVTDKGEGIAPEHLPHLTRRFYRTDPGRSRAAGGTGLGLAIVKHIVERHRGRMDIASELGVGTTITIRLPRHVDEEAKGA
- the paoA gene encoding aldehyde dehydrogenase iron-sulfur subunit PaoA, translated to MPHEPSGILPISRRSLLASSAASVAMTATPPMAYARTPAPDAVPTESVRFIVNGSAQTLELDTRVTLLDALREHLKLTGTKKGCDHGQCGACTVIVNGERINSCLSFAVMHEGDEVTTIEGLGTPDDLHPMQAAFIEHDGYQCGYCTPGQICSAVAVLDEIRAGIPSHVSDDITGSFAPTEMEMRERMSGNICRCGAYSNIAEAMAQVAGESA